NNNNNNNNNNNNNNNNCCACCGTACGGCACCGGCGAGCAGCGGCGAGGGCGCGCCTCCACCCTAGCGGACTCTAGCAGCTTCCCCGATCTCTTTTCATCTCCGACGACTCCGCTGAATTCCAGTTTTCCGGCTAGATCACCCAAAATTTTAAACAAAGTCAATCTGGCCGGAAAACTGGAATTCGGCGGACTCGCCGGGGATGGAAAGAGGTCGGGGAAGCTGCTGGAGTCCGCTGGGGTGGAGGTGACCCTCGCCGGCGCAGTATGGTGGCGAACGGAGGGAAATCCACACCGTAAGGCTGTGCGGACGTCCGTATCTGAAACGGACTATATATATATATTTATATATACAATGCTGATCAGGTGCGGACGTCCGCACCAAAGTTTTGGTGCGGATTTCCATTTTTGCACCACTTTCCGATCGAATTTCCTCAAACTTCCTTCTAGACATATCTAGATCATCTTGTGTAGATCATCTCTGCAAAATTTCAGCCAATTTGGCGATCGTTAAGGCCCTCAAACTCGAGTTTTTCTGGTATGAACACAACCGGACAGAATTCAGTCTGTCTATTTGTTTTTCGAGTTTGAAGGCCTTAACGATCACCAAATTGGCTGAAATTTTGCAGAGATGATCTACACAAGATGATCTAGATATGTCTAGAAGGAAGTTTGAGGAAATTCGATCGGGAAGTGGTGCAAAAATAGAAATCCGCACCAAAAATTTTGGTGCGGACGTCTGCACCTGATCAGCATTTTATATATAGACACACACACACAAATAGCTAGAAATAGCAACGTACTGCGTTGCAAATTTGCTATGAAATTAACCTACGTACTTGACTTTCATTTTTGTTTGGGAATAATCAAGTGGTACTACGCATGTAAGTGGCTTAACTTATCGACGCTGGATAATTATATTGAACAAGGAGGCCACCACGATGCCAAGCCAAACAAATGGTTGACTGTTACATCTTTTATCTTTCTGGATCTAGCTAGACAACCAAATGCATGCCCAAGTTTTCTGCTAGATCAATTGCGTTCCACTGCTTCATGATATATATATATATATANNNNNNNNNNNNNNNNNNNNTATATATATATATATATATATATATATATATATATATAGGGGACTGTATATATATAGGTGAGGCTATATATTTCTTGACGTCCTAGTCGATCGAGTTGAGACTAATAGACAAATTATACAGCTCTTGTCCTCAATTAGGGTTTTCACATATCACATATGGCTAGGGTTTGGTAGATCTTAAATGAAAGGCTAGACTCATGAATATCGCTTAGCCTTTTCAATCAACTACGGTTGGTGTACGTAGGTTTGGCCGTACATACGTATAGTTTGCTACATGAAGGACAAGAATCGACGATTAATTTGGTAATGTGGCCGTGCATGTTAATTTTTGGCAGCCTAATCGAACTGATCGGTCCTCGATCACATAATGCTGGCATGGAAAAGCTAGCTAGTGTGCCAGGATTGCTAATTGATACAATACAAAATGTCAAATTAGTTGAAAATCAAGCTATTGGTAACATGAGTTCAAACCTCACTGAAATATGTATGGTGTGTGAGTTATTAATAAAACGTTAAAAAAAAAAAAAGACTATTTGGTAACGTTCTAAAGGAGAAATTAGCGTAAAACCCTATTATGCCTCATTTGTCTTACGGAGATCTAACATAACAGTGTGCCCCAAAATCATAAAGTATCTGAATAGGGGGGAAATAAAAGCTCAGAAACGTTCTATGTTCAGCGACCAAATGACTTTTAACCGAAGCAGTAACGAAGGAATTAGCTATATATACGAGTAGTAGTGATTCTTACGGTAAGCAAAACTCAGAGCCCTCTGTGTTGATGAAATAAAATAAAGTTGACTGGAAATAAAGGGCGAATTTGAAGACTAGCAAGTACTGAAAACGAATGAAGGTCATGGCAGGCTATTTCGGTCTTCAATATATAGAACCAAACGAGAAGATCGACAGAGATGACTACTAGCTTAGGTAGCAACAATTAAACTAAAATTAAAGAGAAATGGATTAATGTCATTAAAATTGAAATTTAAGATAATTCATCTTAATTAAGGGCCAGTGATTAACGCATAAGTAATTAACCTAAGCAAAGTAGGATATAAACATATTGTGTAAATGGACATTTTCCCTGTATATATTGATGATATGTCTGCAAAAGGAGCAAGAAATTAAGGGCAGCCCTACATGGCTACATCACTTCCATTACTGAGAGTTGATTTTCTGCTGCATGATCTTTTCTACCTTATTAGCGTGCTTAGAAAAAAAAATAAAAAATAAAAAATAAAAAAAAATAAAAAACCAAGTGTTTGGTCCTTTGGGATATATATATGTACTCGACCATGTTTTTAGTCTAGGTCAAGTAGCAGCAGCTTTGGAAATAGGCATATATATATAACTGGTTAACTAATCCAATCCAAAAGTATGGGCATCTGAAAGCGTTATCGTTATTGGTTTTGTTATTTCACCACTTATAATGTCAAAGTTGCGGTATGAAAGTTTGATTCCCAACCAAACTTATAGTCAAGACTCAATACTCTTGATTCCTGATTTCTCAAAGAGGCTCTAGATGTCCAAATCTAAGTGTTTCAGCAACTTTGGTTTATAACTTGATTAGAGATAGCACGGAATTATGCATGAAACAGGACAAGTGATCGATTGATCCCATCCAAAATCGATCAAAATCGAGTTTAACAGTTGTTATAACTTGTAAATTTTAATGTCTCAACCCACATAGCTAGGCAAGTTCAATGCTGAAGTTAATCACCACCAATATTCAAATCAAGCTGAGACTTGCTACAGAGCAGTGAAAAAAGTTCTTCTCGATGAAATAATTATGATGATGACGATGTTAGTGTGTAAAAACTTTAGGAGAAAAGAGTGGAAACAAAATAATCAAATTATTGACTCATTCTTTCTTTCTATTTTCAAGGTCATCTGCCGGCTAATGAACGTAGAAATGGGTTTAGTTTCATTCAAACTTCCATTGACTTGAATTGTGAGACTATGAATTTAAGTGGTTGTGGCACTCACTCTCACAAAACCTTACCCGGCTTTCACCCCTTTAGCTTGTACTTTAATCGTTATTTGTTGCCTCTCTATCTCATTTTCAATGGAACATGAACCGACCCACCGACTATATGGCCCTCTAAAATTTTCGACTATATATAAGCCAACCCAAATATTGCTATTATCCTTTGCAATGTGTTTGGTGATTAGGTAATCATTAGATTAAACTTTAACGTTTTTTATTTTAGTTTTTAACTAGTTTAGAGAGCGTATTTAGTTTTTTTTTTTAATATTTTCGGAGCTCCAGTATTTCTTGTAAGATATTTTACGTGATATATAAATATAGTTAAACTATTTAATCTTTATTTGAAGATTAATATAGCTAAAATAGAGATCATTGATGCAGCCGTATTTCTAAAGTGGCTAGCCAAAATAATATTTTAGCTAATTTGACTAAAATTTAACTGCAAAATAGCTAACATTGCTAAAAATGCTCTAAGTACCACGTATCATCCAAACCCCTGTTCAAAAAAAAATGTAATTGCTACTAAGTCCCTTTTTTGTGTGGTTTACTCTCTCTCTCTCAATTCCCGCCGGCGACGTCGTTGTAGTGATCAGCCGTCTCCTACATAAACTTAGATGACTCGTCGTCAACGATCGCCTTGCCGACGCACAACTTCGGTGTAAATAGAGATCGAGAGGGGCGTCTAGTGTAGATCGAGAGACCTGAGGTTCATCGATGGCAGCTAGAGGGTGAGGTGCTGAAGTTCATCGACAGTTGGAAGCTGAGGCCCTTATTCTAAAACAAGGGAGGGGAATAACAGAAAATTAAAGACCTATAATCTATGGGAACATTTTTTTTTTTTTTTTTGAACAGGTTATGGGAACATTGTTTATTGGCAATTATTCTGGAATAGCAAAGAGAAAATTAAAGCAGCTCCTTGTCTGAAGGGCTAGGGGGTGAAGCAAACTTAGTAGCTACGTACTCATTCTTGATAAATGACAACGTCTAGTTATTAACTGAAAGTGTGCATGAAGATTGTTTTTAATTAATTCAATTTTTCTTGTTTTTCTCTTTATGCTAGCTTTATAGCTCTACCATACTCGGTACTCCTGTTGATCATAGCTAACCTTATGCTTTTTGGTTTTTTTTTTTTTTGGAAGTAACTTATGCTTTTGGTTTTTCCCAAGAGAATAGTATAAATTTTGTTAGTGATCTGGTCAGCAACAAAACAGTTTATCAGTTGTGCCATATGATTTTTGCCAAATAAGTAATTTTTATTGGTTAATAAATAGAAAATTCATTATCAAGTAAAACTAGACCTTAAATTGTTCGTATAGACCACTCAATTGAGAACCAGAAAAGTGGATTTCACTATCCAATCCTACCAAAATGCTCTGTATATCCATACATTTATTAAGAAATTAAAAGAAAGGTGAAAACTGCCATTTTATGCCATCCCTAAATAGAATTTAAATGAATATGACTAAATGGTTTCAATTGCTTTGAGATCATGCCACACCAAAGCAACAGTAAATAATAGTAATACTCTCAGTAAAACAAGGATCTTGGCATCTTGGCATTTTGCCTTTTTCTCAGAAAAAATAAATCTTTTACAGTTTCCCACATATGGAAAACACAATGAAAACTATCACCCTAGAGGGATATCAATGGTGTCTCTCTCTTTTTGAAATCTCTACTGGTTTTTGTGCTGAGATCTGTGAAATGTAAGTGAAGCCTTGGAAAAAAAGTATCAGACAGATAGAGACAGAGACAGAGACAGAGACAGAGACAGAGACAGGGACATGGACAGAGTTTGTACAGTTGCAGATGAGGAATTAGCTTCCTCCTCTCATGAACTGTGGAATGTCAGTAGTAAGCAAGAGACTTGCTTTTTTCCTTTAAATAATAAACTTTCATGGGTTGCTCAACCTCTTTTGAGAATGAATTTTTCTCAATTAAAAAAATCCAAAATATTTAAAAAAATGGTAACAGTTGAGCTTCAACTGCTTGGAAACAGAGCAAGCACATAACCGGCCAGAATCAATGTGTAAGCTTGAACTTCTACAATGACAAAATGATGAACAGGAAAGGAACCCAGAAAATTTAAGTTATTTCAAGTTCCTGAATTGTGGGATGTTCTGAAGTACAGTTAGAAATTATGAAAGAAACAAAATGTTTATGATTGTATCAGAAAGACAAGTTCAATAGATCCCAGAAGTGTACCCAAAATTGCCAAAAAGAAAAAGATTTTACCTTTTTTCTGATTCAAAGCTATCTCATACGTGTAAAGAAAAATTCTTCAGTGGGAGCACAAAGACTTGAATTCATCGCCTAATTGGGTTCACAAATTCAGCATCAGAAACCGCAGAAAGCTCGATTTGGCTCATCTCATCATCATCAACAGGAGCAGGAAGATTAAGATCTATCATATTGTCACCAAGCTTTGCCAAGCTTTTCATAGATGGAGTGTGATGGTGAGTGTAGTTAATGGCTGCAGAACCAGTCACATGTGATCTCTTGTGTCCACCAAGCGCTTGCCCAGATGAGAAGACTCTGAAACAAACAGGGCATTCATGCGTTTTTACGAAAGAAGAACTTCCTGCATTGTGGTTAATTTCTGGGTCGGGTTCGGGCTTGTAAACAATGCGATTCGGGTTTGGATTGGCAGCGGAAGCGGCTTTAATCTTCTTGTGACTTGCTCTGTGTCCCCCAAGAGCTTGGTAGGATTTGAAGACTTTGTTGCAAGTTTCGCACTTGTACTTTCCCCTACTACTTTTTGTTCTTTGAAACTTGATCAGTTGCTCCTCGGATTCGTCACTTTCGTCCAAAGATCTATATTCAACTTCAACATCCTCGTCTTGATAATCTTGTTCCTCTTGTTGCTGTTTGTCTTGTTTTTTCCATTTGTCCCTGGATAACATCATGAGACAAAATGCTACATCTTCCTCTGTTGTGGCATCAGAAATTGAACTCACCGGTTCGGGCTCTACATTATTATTAGCATAAGAATCTATCTTGTTTTTCAGCTTAATTTTGTTGAATGCTTCTTGGTGATGTTGATTAAGCTTTGGATGATGATGGTGGTATTGATTATGAAGTTGTTGATGATCGTGATGTTGAAGATGATCAAACATGGCTGATTTCCGAGTCCGCTTGGATCGTCTCCGAGTTGGGTTCTTGGACGACTCGGTCTCACTCTCTCTGTCCTGAAGAACAACAGACCCAGACTCAACAGCAAAAGAAAACTCAGGATCTACTAACCGAATGCTCCTCTTCGGATTCTCTCTAAGCCCGTAATACAAACCTTCCTCATCTTCCTCTTCCTCTTCTCCATGCCCTTCTTCATCATCAGAAGAAGAAGAAGCTGAAACTGAGTCTATTTCATCAATGAGCATTTGATCATGTACTGGCGCATCTTCCTCCTCCCCTTGTGGATTCTGATGAATCGGAAGGTTCATCATGTGAGACCTCATGTGACCCCCTAAAGCTCTGCCATTAGAAAAGCTCCTCATGCAAAGCTTACACTTGTGCCTCTCCATGAAACCCAAATCCCAACACACAAAAAACTGAACACAGCAAAAACAGAGAGAGATAGAGAGAGCTTAGCTATACCTTTCTGTGAAGAGAGCTCACAAGCTCTTCTTCCTTGTTTCTTTCTTTCTTTCCTTTCAGAGATAGTGGAAAACTAAAAATGAGTAGGTGACAAGCATTCCTCTACCAAGAGAGAGATATATACAAACCTCCATTTTTTCTTTTACCTTAATTCAGAAAAACCCCCCTTTTTTTTTCTGTTTTCTTTAATTTTGGATTTGTCCTCGTAAAAACGGCAAAATTAAATTGAAGAAAAATTAAATTTTAATTCAAAGCGTATGCATGAAGGTTGAAAACTTGACATGTAACATGCGAAGCTTGCCCGTTTCTGTATTTATTCCTTCCTTCGCTCTCTCCCTCCTCTACTTTCACCACTCATTTTCCTTCTCCCCAGAATGCCCTCCACTGCTGAACCCGAACGCATTAACTTCCCAAGGGCAGTTTCGACATTCAGAGTACAATGTACCAGAATAAACCGGTGGCTTCCTTGTCTAAGTCAAGGAAACTGCTGGGTTTGTTGTAAGTTGTAACGACGAAGATGAAATAAAAAAAACCATAGTGTTCCCACTTTGTTTTTAATCTCACCCGCGGGTTGCCCACATAAAGTGTTACGCCCACGTGGTGCGGTTTTATCTATTCTTCTATCCCATGCAGCCCTATTGCCGGTACGATTACCGGAAAGGCTTAAACTGAATCAAAATTATTTAATTACGAGATTTTGATTGCCTTATTTTGGTGCCGGAGATTTTAAGGCACAGTTGTCAGTGTTGGTAGCTCTAGAATGCTGGCTGCTTTTTTTTTAATTTTGTTTTTTTATACTATTTCCACTCTTAAGAATTAAATTTTGGGTCTTTGAGGGTGTTAATTGGCATTAGCTGTGTCCTTTAATTTTGGATCTTTTGGTTGAAATGTCTGATGAGAATGAAGGGTGGGAAATTGGGCAGGAAACTAACTTGCCCCTTTGAGAAGCAGTTTTCTATGGAGAGTAAGTAAATGCCGTTTAGTTAGGGGCTCTGTATGGACTTAGTCCCCCATCCCCTTCCTATGTTGAGCAAGGAATATGCTCATAAAGATTTAGAAGAACTGAGAAGAATGGAAGCAACTATGCAATTCACCTTGTTGGTTTGGGAGTTATCTTTCCTTGTCATCTTAAATATTCATCGTATTTATTTAACCATTCATCGTATTCCTTACTTAACCATTCATTGTATTCTTAAGAGCAATCGAAGACGAAAATATAACATAACCATCACAGAAACGAGACTGTATCTGTAACTCTATAAAAATGTGGTGAATATTGCACTTGCTAGCTAAGATTTGTTCGATATAGTGTAGATTGATATGAGTTTGAATGGAGAATGGTCCAGATAAGTTAGCGTTTTGTTTTAAGACCTTTGACTCATGAAGATA
Above is a window of Fragaria vesca subsp. vesca linkage group LG7, FraVesHawaii_1.0, whole genome shotgun sequence DNA encoding:
- the LOC101306270 gene encoding zinc finger protein ZAT9-like produces the protein MERHKCKLCMRSFSNGRALGGHMRSHMMNLPIHQNPQGEEEDAPVHDQMLIDEIDSVSASSSSDDEEGHGEEEEEDEEGLYYGLRENPKRSIRLVDPEFSFAVESGSVVLQDRESETESSKNPTRRRSKRTRKSAMFDHLQHHDHQQLHNQYHHHHPKLNQHHQEAFNKIKLKNKIDSYANNNVEPEPVSSISDATTEEDVAFCLMMLSRDKWKKQDKQQQEEQDYQDEDVEVEYRSLDESDESEEQLIKFQRTKSSRGKYKCETCNKVFKSYQALGGHRASHKKIKAASAANPNPNRIVYKPEPDPEINHNAGSSSFVKTHECPVCFRVFSSGQALGGHKRSHVTGSAAINYTHHHTPSMKSLAKLGDNMIDLNLPAPVDDDEMSQIELSAVSDAEFVNPIRR